TAGCGTGCGGTAAAGATCTTTTGGTCATCACTGTGCCCAATCACTTCAATGCTCCCTGGTACAGTGGTCAATACTTGCCCGACTTTTTCCAGCAACGGCATATACGACTCGTTTAAGCTGGCGCTAGCAGAATCAAACATCTGACCGTTTAAAATGACGATGCTGACACGGTCAACCTTTTCCACAACTATCAATTTATTTAACTCAATTTCAGTCGACAATAACTGCCGTAATTGCTTGGCATAATCGACATACATCTGACTGTTTTCGGATTCAATCTGAGTTTCAGGTATTAACGTCGCAAATCTTTTATACACAGGGTCCGCTTGTTCACTCAGTTGGTAACTGAGCGTCATATACAACCCAAGCAAAACAGCAGACAGTACTAACCCCACCATCCATACGGGTATGTTTTTACTGCTATTGATAATCTCAGGTACGTTCGATCGCCAACGCGGGGACATCTCTCGATTTAACTCACCCTTTAGTCTTGCTAATTCTCGATATAATCGATCTTTGTATTCGTCCAACTGCTTATAACCGTTCGGATCGACCCTAAATTTTCCCTCAAAGCCTAACTGCAAACACACATACATAAACTCCAGTAAGTTTTTATGCTTTGCCGGGTTTGCCAGTCGCGACTCTAATATTGCGAAAAACTGTTCACCACCCCAGGTTTGCTTGTAAAAAATGCTGAGCAAGCTTTTCGTGCTCCACATACTGTTGGTTCCCCAAGGCGTATTGAGCACCGTCTCATCAATGACCGTACATAAACAATATCGAGCGTCGGCGATATCATCCATATCTACATCCGCTTTGCGCAGTTGGTTTTCAAAATCCCGCATATGGTTAAGGCATTGCTTATGTAGCAAGTCCACATTATTCACCACTGGCGTGTTGCGAAGTTCGACCGCTAAAGCAATTAAGGTAGTCGCCGCGTCCAGGATTGCATTGGTACCAATACCGGACACCGAGAAGGTTGCCCCTAAACTTGTCTTATTTAACTCAGGTACGATGGTTTCATCTTCAGCGGTAGGCTTGGTCACCGCTCTTTGTATACCACCAGGTCTGGGTATAACGATTGTCTTATCTGAGTCATCAAATGTTTGTGTCATGCTATATCCTTATTCCTATTTCCTTACTGCCCAGAACTCTAATTCCAATTCTGGAAACTCTCCTGACACATGAAAGGCAATACCACCAGACGCGCCCAAGTGTTGCCAATGTGGACTGCTTCCATCCAGTTGAAAGTAAACATACTCACGCTTAATCGGAATCTCGCGCGGCGCTACTGGCAAACTGGTTAAACTGATTCCCGGTAATTGGTTATTGACCAAACTTCGTATGTTCTCAACCGTTCCGATTTTGGTTTGTTTAGGGAACTGGTTACGCAAATCATCTATTGGCAGGTCTGCTTTTACTGCTAATACAAATACTGCCTGCTCAAATAATTTTTTATCGTGGACCGTCGCGACTTTGATCCCATAACGCCGTTCTTCTATCGTAATGGGGCTTGCAGCCTCTTCTATCACTGCGCTGAGGTAGTCCTTAAGCACACTATCAATAATCTTATAACTTTGGCTCAGGTCATCGTGCCGGTACATGACGGTGCTATTTCCACGACGACTCGCCGCGTAATAAGTCGCTAACTCACCCTCAAACTGAACCAATAAACGGTACATTATTTCGGGATGCACCAATGGCAATGACAAATAATGCTTAAACAAGCCTTCATATCGATTAAATAGTTGCAGTAACAAGAAGTTTTGAATGGTGTTAGACCCTCCCTGACTCACATTTACCACACGCTCGGATAGCGTCGTTGCCCTCACCGATAATGTTGAAATTAATTGTTTTACAGCCGATAACAGATGGTTGTTCGCTTTGATATCCAACAAAGGAGGAATAAAAGTTTCGTCTAAGATCAAAGAACCGTTGCTAGTGCTTTCTTTAATCTTGGCGATAGGTAACCGAACGTTGCCGTCATCTTTAGTTTGCTCACCTTCTAGAACCAGTTTCACATTAAGGCTTGCTAGCTCCAGCGATTCTGCGGATCGATCACCTTCGTTGTAATCCATCAACTCAATATCAAAGCGGTTGTAGCGAAAACTCTCCTGACTATCCAACCGCTTATTGACCAAGGCTTTATTGTTTTGAAGGCTCGGTACTGCCAAAAATACACGCTTCCCTGCGAGTTGTTTTTCCTCACTCAAATCCAACACCGCCGGCACCGGATCATTTTGCGGTAAATTAAAAACTGTACCGTCTGCAAAAATACCTCTTGCTTCTGACAATGAGACTTGTCCCATGAGCAAAGCATCGGGCTCAATCACTAAACGACGAAACCCCCATTGAAACGGATTAGTCACAGCGACACGTTGGTTCAGTGTGTTTTCAAAGAATCGTTCTTGCTGCTGAAAATGGTGTGGTGATAAAAATATCCCTTCAGCCCATACTACCCTGTTATCCATCAATCACCTTTATAGTTCTTCCGCTGCAACATCGATAGTGACACCCTTTAATGTGAAGACCACCTTGTGTTCCTCACCCGGTATCACCTTGGCGACTGCTCGCCATTTTGCAATTTCTATATCTCGAAAAGCAGCTACAATACCGATATAGTTGGTTTGTGGATCGGTCACTAATCCTTGGTGAATCTCATGTCCCGGGTTCAACTGATATTCTTTCTGCGTCACAATGGCTTTAGCCAAGTCTTTATCAGTCGCATCATAAATCGAGAAAAAGTCCTTTGTTTCAAAAGCCAATTTATCATTCAGTTGATACACTTTGATGACTAACGGTGACGCTCTGCCCGATGGGTCAGGATTAACCTGCTTGTCGACCATAATATCCAACTGTACATCTGCACCATCATCACCACCAAAGAACGAGCAACTTGCAATCATAAGCGATGCTCCGATGATCCAAATACTTCTTAATAGTTGTTTCATTGTTTCCTCTATTACTATTTTTTTCATAAATTAATTGGCGCCTAACTTCTTCAACTGGGCCTCATAAGCCGCAGCAAAATCTTCTGAAAACGTTTTATCCGAGCCTTGTCCCACTTCTTCTTGTACTTCCTTATGCAATGCCGCAAAGACATCCCATAACTTTGCTTTTTTGGTTGCTGGTAAAACTTTATGCAACGCCGATTCGCTTTGATTCGCTCGTGTGATTTCACTTGGATCCAAGGTATCCAGCACCCCTTGTAATGCACCCTGTGTGCCCGCCATGAGTGCTAACTCGTGGGTACTCATGTCTTTAAAGCAACTTTCTATCGCTTGGAACCAAGGCAAAAACCCAGGTACTTGACGTAAAAAGAGGTTTCGCATGGCCTCATCAACGTTGATGGAGAATTTCAAAGGGTTGTTTTCTTGGGTTCTGATGGTCGTCTGCATGACGCGGAATTCACTCTTCATGTCTGAGCGAGCGCGCAATATGTCGAGCATTCCCTGTAACGAGAAACGCAAAGCCCCGCCCATGGCTTCGAACAATGCGGGGGATATTTCCCGCGGCAAATCATCTTCCCGTAACCCTGCTGCATTTAAAAACGCCGTCAGATACGCTTTGGCCTGCTCACTACCGATACTGTCAAAACTGGCTGCAGCATTTGGCGGCGGATGCTGTGGCGTTTGCTGTGAATGTGATCTTGCCCCATAGGCATCAGGCTGTTGTTGTGTTGCAACCACTGACTCTGCGGATGCTCCCTGAGTTGCCGATTGAACTGGGGCGGTCGGCGCCGCTACTCTGGTTTGTTCAGGCGAACTCGCTTCTGTCACTGCCTGCTTTGTTGTGTCAGCAGTATTGTGCTGTTGCACCGCTGAAGGCACTGATTGCTGATCCTCCATCGGCGTATTGAGTTCAGAGTTTGCTCCCGCTTGCGCATCCCAGTCTTCCGGAATTTGTGCCATCGGTGGGGTAAAATTTTCTGCATAAGGATCCTGACTTAATGTCTCAGCATGGCTTGGCTGCGCTTGCTGCGAGTCTACCGTTGTCTGAGCAGCAAAGTCGGGAGCTGCCGCAGCCGGGCGTACCGGCGGTGGTGTATGCAAGTGTTGTGCTTGCCGCGATGGTTGGAGGTCTATCTCGTTGCTTTTTGCTTCAACTACCACTTCGATTTCATAGTCACCAAGCTGCAAATAGTCACCATCCGATAATTCCTGGCTATTTCCCTTACCCAAAGGTTGTACGGCACGATTTACGAATAAACCGTTTGTCGAATTATCGGTAATGTAAAACTGACCTGCTTGATGACTTACATAAGCATGGACACTGGAGATCACTTTATCTGGATCTGGCAATAACCAATCCGATTTAGCCGAACGCCCAATGCTGGCGCCTTGTTCAGTAAATGTTTGCTCAACCACCTGGCCCGGTGTTAAACGATGATAGCTAGTGACCTTTAACTTCAGAATGCTCATCCAGAATATCCCTAATATCTATAAAATATCTTGTATATTTATTGTCCGTTATGGATAAATTTTTATCTAATTAGTCCACATTTTTTAAATTTATTTTAAAACTCGCCCGTTACACTGGCTATAATGCCCGCAAAAAAGCCCCTTGAGATGATTTATTTAAGGCACTTTATGGCTAAAATCCATTTCAAGGCACAGATAATAATATTATGCAAATAATAATCAAGAGCCTATTTCAAATATTGTGAACATATATTCAAGATAAACAAGTAATTGATGATTTTTTTTACTTCATGTAGATTATTGGTCCAATTTGGAAGTCGCTGATCGAAAGTTTGAGGATAAAATGACTGATCAACACCGTAACAAGGAAGAGCAGGCAACATCAGGAAGTACCGAGGAATGTGTCAACGAACGTGGCCAGCAACACGATCAACCGACAAGCCCTATGGAGCAGACTGACCAGGATAACCAGCTCAAGGAAAGCAGCCAACATAGCGCCGAGGAACCGTCGCACAAAGTCACAGCAACTCAACACATCAAGGCTCCACAGCCCGCTTCTGATGACGATGATGATAAAACCATTGTGCAGACTGTAAGTAACCGCTCACAAACAACCCCCATAAACCACGCCAAAATCAGCATCGGCGATACCTTGTCCGAGCGTTACAAGTTGGTGGAAAGCTTAGGCGCTGGCGGCATGAGTGAAGTCTATAAGGCTAAGGACTTGTATGCTGAAAATGCGGGCGATAAAACCCCATTTGTCGCCGTAAAAGTTCTTAGTAACGAATTCGCTGATCATCCTGATGCCGTTACTATTATGCAGCGTGAGGCAAAGAAGACACGTGAGCTATCCCACCCTAACATCGTTCAAGTCTTTGATTTCATTTTCGAAAAGGATTTGTGTTACATCGTTATGGAGTTACTTGAAGGTGAGTCCTTGGATAACTTAATTAAGCGCAGTCGACCCAATGGTCTACCTAAAGCTGGTGTCATGAAAGTTGTTCATCAGATCAGTTCTGCCTTAAGCTTTGCCCACAAAAACGGTGTCCTTCACAGCGATCTTAAGCCCAGTAATATTTTTATAACACACAAACAAGACGTTAAAATTTTTGATTTCGGTGTGGCTCGCGCCTTAAAGCAACAAATTGATGAATACGCCGTTCAGACTCATAGCGATGAACCCGAGTTTGATGTCGGCGGCTTCACACCCGCTTACGCTAGTCCTAATATGCTTTCCAACCAACCTATCGATGTTAGAGACGATGTGTATGGACTGGCCTGCATTACTTATGAAATGCTGACCAGTAAACATCCTTATGATCGCTCCCCTGCAGATAAAGCCTTAGCAAAAGCACTGAAACCTGCTAAATGCAAGAAACTCAATCCGTTTGCCTGGACTGGTCTTAAAAAGGGGCTAGCTTTAAAACATAACGAGCGTGTTGCCACCGTCGATCTGTTTTACCAAGGCTTAAGTAAACAACATGGCAAACCGATCCTTTTGGCGGCAAGTGTCTTAGCGTTAAGTTTTGTTGCCTATAAAATCTGGAGCACAGATCAAACCCGACTCCACCAACTACAGTCTGAGCTTACGGCGCTTCAAAATGAACAGTCGAAACTTGATGCCATTCTTAACACCGAGAGCCATCAGATTGATACCGCATTGAGCAATTTAAGCACTTTGACCGATAACCATAAATCGAGTGCGCTCAACCAATTGCGCCAACCCATTTATCATCACTTTACTGCTAAAGCCACTGAGGCTTTAAAAAATAGTAATGGTAAGTACCCTAATTATCCGGCAGCGCTCGCGGTATTGACACAAGCTGAAGGCTATTTAACGGACTCACAGCAGTTACATGATTATAAGGCCCAGGTTTTATCCAATCGTAACCAGTTACTAAGCAGTATTGAACTTAAATTCAATAACTTACTTGAACTACAAGATTACGCGGTTAAACAAAATGGTGGTGATATTTATAGTTTGCAGGAAGAAATGAAACAAATTGCACCTAAATATCAACCCGACATCAGCCCACAAGCGCAAGAGCTTTTCTTAAGCTCCCTGCAACAGGCGATGGATACTAATAATTTTGTCGAGCTACAGCAATACCAGCACGTCGGCGATAAGATTTTCGCACACAACGACCATTTCCAAACGCTTAAATCCGAAAGCCTACAATACCTTTCGGCTGCGGATAAACTCGGAACATATCAAAAAGATATTGCCGAGAACCCAGAATTGGCCTTCCCTTATGATGCGGCAGCCATCTTTTACAATAAAACCTTCCACAGTTTTGAGCAGCAGATTTCTGAAGCTGAATCGGTCCAAGCTCTTGATAACATTGCACAAGAAATGCAGCCCTTATCGCAGTCTCTACCACCTGACTTCGAACTCTTGGCCGACACACAAACGGCTCTTGGAAATGCTTACATTAAGCTGGCGGATACCTTAAACGGTCGAGGGCGTTATCGACAGGGCGCGAGAACCTTAAAGAAAGGACGAGAAATTTTGGATGGCATCGCTAAAGACCAAAGTTAGGCTCTACAATCAGGAGTGACGAACTTCAGTCACTCCTTTTTCCTCCCACTGGAACTATTGACGTGCTTGATAATAACTTTGTTCGGAAACGCGGTGCCACTCTTTGGCTTGTTCCTTGAACTCGGTAAATGATTTCAAAATTCTTTGGTCAAGCTCAGTTTCCGCCTGCTCGCTAAGCATGCCTTCTGAAATAGCTTCAAGCTCCTGTAATACCTCTTTGGGTAATTCTCGTAGCTCCACACCATGTTTATTGATCAACGTTTGCAACGCCTGATTATTTTTCGCGGTAAAATCAGCCAGTAAATCCGCATTGGCAGTTCGGCATGCCATGGTAACGATTTGCTGCAGGTCTTTCGGCAGAGCTTCATAGGCTTTTTTGTTGATCAAAGCTTCAAGCGTCGTCCCTGGCTCGTGCCAACCCGGGTAATAATAATAACGCGCTGCTTTAAATAATCCGAAGGCCAAGTCGTTATAGGGACCCACCCATTCAGCGGCATCAATCGCCCCAGTTTCGAGCGAGGTAAACACTTCACTTCCAGGCATCAAAACCGGAATGCCTCCTGCGCGTCGCCACACTTCCCCACCGAGACCTGGGATCCGCATTTTCATCCCTTTCACGTCGTCTAACGAATTAATTTCTTTATTAAACCAACCCGCCATTTGAACACCAGTATTACCGCATGGCTCAGGGATCAAACCCAAAGGTTCATACAGTTCTCGCCACAACTCAAGTCCACCGCCATGCAATAGCCAGCCATTCATTTCCTGTGCGTTTAGGCCAAACGGCACAGCGGCAAAAAATGGCGTCATTGGCAATTTTCCTTTCCAGTAATACGACGCACCATGACCTATTTGCGCTGCACCACTAGCCACCGATTCAAACACCTGCAACGCTGGCACCAATTCACCAGAGCCATAGACTTTGACTTCCATCCGTCCGCCGCTTAGCTGGTTGATTAATTTGGCGAGATACTCTGCTCCTTCTCCTAAACCCGCAAAGTTTTTCGGCCAAGTGGTGATCATTGTCCACTTAATGACTTCACCATCCCACTTCTCGACAGGCGCTGTCTGCTCTTGTTTCTCGCCACCTGTGCAAGCACTCAGCCCCGCAACCGCGGCACCAGCCCCTAAAGCCCCAATAAATTTTCTTCTTTTCATGATTAACCTACGTTGAATTTTCCCGAAAACACAAGTTTTTTGGGCGATTTCTGGCATCAATGTACCGACTATACTAAGCTATGGCAACTTTGATTAAAAAAAGACCATGCGGGGGCATTGATGTCGAGTTTTATTAATATTTACGAGCAAGCGCTCGATCCTGAATTCTGTAACAAATGTATTGAGAAGTTTGAAAAAAGTTCTCACAAACGTCAAGGTGAAACCGGCCATGGCGTTGATAAAATCAAAAAAAATAGTACCGATATCACGATTACTCAGTTTCCCGATGAGTGGCAAGAAGAAATGCAGCATATTCAAAATGTTGTTCTTCGCGGCATGATTCATTACGTTCGCCAATATCCGTTCTTATTAGCCGGTGCGGTATCTCTAATGTTCCAAAACCAAGAAGGCGAGATGGAACAGCTGAGCTATGTGGATGTTGAGAAGATGGACGATCAAAGCCTTGCTCAGTTTATTCAGGCAGTTTACCGCTTAGGGCCAGTCAACGCACAAAAATACGATAAAGGCGAAGGGGGTTACTTTCACTGGCACTCAGAACATTATCCTCACCCTAATGATCCAAATCAGGACTCACTGCACCG
The DNA window shown above is from Kangiella marina and carries:
- the icmH gene encoding type IVB secretion system protein IcmH/DotU, producing the protein MTQTFDDSDKTIVIPRPGGIQRAVTKPTAEDETIVPELNKTSLGATFSVSGIGTNAILDAATTLIALAVELRNTPVVNNVDLLHKQCLNHMRDFENQLRKADVDMDDIADARYCLCTVIDETVLNTPWGTNSMWSTKSLLSIFYKQTWGGEQFFAILESRLANPAKHKNLLEFMYVCLQLGFEGKFRVDPNGYKQLDEYKDRLYRELARLKGELNREMSPRWRSNVPEIINSSKNIPVWMVGLVLSAVLLGLYMTLSYQLSEQADPVYKRFATLIPETQIESENSQMYVDYAKQLRQLLSTEIELNKLIVVEKVDRVSIVILNGQMFDSASASLNESYMPLLEKVGQVLTTVPGSIEVIGHSDDQKIFTARYHSNWELSLARANSVVRYLSGNDRLATRITAEGRGDAEPMFPNDSESNRAKNRRVEIMVSMEQRNHYQQIEANTAQTVGE
- the tssK gene encoding type VI secretion system baseplate subunit TssK; this translates as MDNRVVWAEGIFLSPHHFQQQERFFENTLNQRVAVTNPFQWGFRRLVIEPDALLMGQVSLSEARGIFADGTVFNLPQNDPVPAVLDLSEEKQLAGKRVFLAVPSLQNNKALVNKRLDSQESFRYNRFDIELMDYNEGDRSAESLELASLNVKLVLEGEQTKDDGNVRLPIAKIKESTSNGSLILDETFIPPLLDIKANNHLLSAVKQLISTLSVRATTLSERVVNVSQGGSNTIQNFLLLQLFNRYEGLFKHYLSLPLVHPEIMYRLLVQFEGELATYYAASRRGNSTVMYRHDDLSQSYKIIDSVLKDYLSAVIEEAASPITIEERRYGIKVATVHDKKLFEQAVFVLAVKADLPIDDLRNQFPKQTKIGTVENIRSLVNNQLPGISLTSLPVAPREIPIKREYVYFQLDGSSPHWQHLGASGGIAFHVSGEFPELELEFWAVRK
- the tssJ gene encoding type VI secretion system lipoprotein TssJ; the encoded protein is MKQLLRSIWIIGASLMIASCSFFGGDDGADVQLDIMVDKQVNPDPSGRASPLVIKVYQLNDKLAFETKDFFSIYDATDKDLAKAIVTQKEYQLNPGHEIHQGLVTDPQTNYIGIVAAFRDIEIAKWRAVAKVIPGEEHKVVFTLKGVTIDVAAEEL
- the tagH gene encoding type VI secretion system-associated FHA domain protein TagH — encoded protein: MSILKLKVTSYHRLTPGQVVEQTFTEQGASIGRSAKSDWLLPDPDKVISSVHAYVSHQAGQFYITDNSTNGLFVNRAVQPLGKGNSQELSDGDYLQLGDYEIEVVVEAKSNEIDLQPSRQAQHLHTPPPVRPAAAAPDFAAQTTVDSQQAQPSHAETLSQDPYAENFTPPMAQIPEDWDAQAGANSELNTPMEDQQSVPSAVQQHNTADTTKQAVTEASSPEQTRVAAPTAPVQSATQGASAESVVATQQQPDAYGARSHSQQTPQHPPPNAAASFDSIGSEQAKAYLTAFLNAAGLREDDLPREISPALFEAMGGALRFSLQGMLDILRARSDMKSEFRVMQTTIRTQENNPLKFSINVDEAMRNLFLRQVPGFLPWFQAIESCFKDMSTHELALMAGTQGALQGVLDTLDPSEITRANQSESALHKVLPATKKAKLWDVFAALHKEVQEEVGQGSDKTFSEDFAAAYEAQLKKLGAN
- a CDS encoding serine/threonine-protein kinase; its protein translation is MTDQHRNKEEQATSGSTEECVNERGQQHDQPTSPMEQTDQDNQLKESSQHSAEEPSHKVTATQHIKAPQPASDDDDDKTIVQTVSNRSQTTPINHAKISIGDTLSERYKLVESLGAGGMSEVYKAKDLYAENAGDKTPFVAVKVLSNEFADHPDAVTIMQREAKKTRELSHPNIVQVFDFIFEKDLCYIVMELLEGESLDNLIKRSRPNGLPKAGVMKVVHQISSALSFAHKNGVLHSDLKPSNIFITHKQDVKIFDFGVARALKQQIDEYAVQTHSDEPEFDVGGFTPAYASPNMLSNQPIDVRDDVYGLACITYEMLTSKHPYDRSPADKALAKALKPAKCKKLNPFAWTGLKKGLALKHNERVATVDLFYQGLSKQHGKPILLAASVLALSFVAYKIWSTDQTRLHQLQSELTALQNEQSKLDAILNTESHQIDTALSNLSTLTDNHKSSALNQLRQPIYHHFTAKATEALKNSNGKYPNYPAALAVLTQAEGYLTDSQQLHDYKAQVLSNRNQLLSSIELKFNNLLELQDYAVKQNGGDIYSLQEEMKQIAPKYQPDISPQAQELFLSSLQQAMDTNNFVELQQYQHVGDKIFAHNDHFQTLKSESLQYLSAADKLGTYQKDIAENPELAFPYDAAAIFYNKTFHSFEQQISEAESVQALDNIAQEMQPLSQSLPPDFELLADTQTALGNAYIKLADTLNGRGRYRQGARTLKKGREILDGIAKDQS
- a CDS encoding TRAP transporter substrate-binding protein — translated: MMKRRKFIGALGAGAAVAGLSACTGGEKQEQTAPVEKWDGEVIKWTMITTWPKNFAGLGEGAEYLAKLINQLSGGRMEVKVYGSGELVPALQVFESVASGAAQIGHGASYYWKGKLPMTPFFAAVPFGLNAQEMNGWLLHGGGLELWRELYEPLGLIPEPCGNTGVQMAGWFNKEINSLDDVKGMKMRIPGLGGEVWRRAGGIPVLMPGSEVFTSLETGAIDAAEWVGPYNDLAFGLFKAARYYYYPGWHEPGTTLEALINKKAYEALPKDLQQIVTMACRTANADLLADFTAKNNQALQTLINKHGVELRELPKEVLQELEAISEGMLSEQAETELDQRILKSFTEFKEQAKEWHRVSEQSYYQARQ
- a CDS encoding 2OG-Fe(II) oxygenase, with product MSSFINIYEQALDPEFCNKCIEKFEKSSHKRQGETGHGVDKIKKNSTDITITQFPDEWQEEMQHIQNVVLRGMIHYVRQYPFLLAGAVSLMFQNQEGEMEQLSYVDVEKMDDQSLAQFIQAVYRLGPVNAQKYDKGEGGYFHWHSEHYPHPNDPNQDSLHRTLLWMFYLNDVEEGGETEFFYQQVKSKPKQGSLVIAPAGFTHTHRGMKPVSGDKYILTSWVQYQRAGDMYGQNADNNNNQTQS